CTCATGATCCTCTTGCGAATCACTTAAACGTGGATTCAAGTGCCAATCGACATAACCTGATTGATGAAAAGAGCTTTTCACTTCACTTAAATTCATCTGACGTTTGTATCTTCGCATATTGGGTTCTTAATCTAAAAAATTATTGGGCGTTTGCTTCGGCTTGAGGAATTTCTGACACAAAAGCAGAACCAACATCTACAGGCTTACCACGTTGCCAGCTAAAACGTTTGATTACAGGCGTACCAGACCCCGTTAGACGAACTTCAATGAATTGAGGTGTAAACCCTTTAGGCATTGTCCAACGCCCCGTTAGGCGCTCAAAATCATCGAAATTGAAGTTTTTATCTTCTAAAGGCACAACTAAAATTTCAGTATCTTTAATTAAACGCAATTCAACCGAACCAGAAGCACGGCGTTTATTTGGGCTTACTTGAACAAGATCAATCTGATATTCAAAGGCATTTTCGGGTAAAGATTTAATTGCCATATTTTGAATGGTTAAGCTTACACCACCACGCTGTCTCAAAATATCACGATAAATCGCATTCATCCCCTCAAATTGGGTCTTATCCGCATTGGCTTGATTCACTGCTTTGAATAAGTCATCTGCATTACCCACAGCCATATCACGCTCTTGAACAGCAGCATTCAAACTCTTGCTGACTGAATCCAATGCAGTCTTTTGTTTCTGAACCACATCAACCAATTGTTCAGCATCTGCATCATAACCAACCACTGTTAAACCTTGACGGTGGCCGACAGTATAACCAAGCAAAAAACTGCTACCGATAAGAACAGTAGCACCAATAATCAAAGGTAAATTCGTTTTTAAGAATTTATTTTTTTCAACGGAACTGTCTGGTGAAGTAGTCGGTTCAGCGTTTTCCATCATCATCTCTATCGTTATGATCTGCATCAAAGCACACATTAAAATCGAAATTTAAATGTGTGTGAAGTAAAAAAGCGTTTTTTATGGTAATAAACCAATACCTTCCAAGCCTGCGGCCTCATCAAAACCAAACATTAAGTTCATATTTTGAATCGCCTGACCTGCAGCGCCTTTCACTAGATTGTCTTGAGCAACCAAGATAATCAGCTTATTCGGTTGTGGGCGATAGAGTGCAATTCTGAGCTCATTGGCACCACGAACACTACGTGTTTCTGGGGAACTATTTGCAGGCATAACATCAACAAAACGTTCATTTTTATAGAAATCTTCGTAAAGTGCTTGCAAGTCAAGTTGCTGACCTTGTTCGCTTAAGTCAACATAAATCGTACTCAGCATGCCACGAATCATTGGCACGAGATGTGGCACAAAAATAAGCTGATCAAACTGCCCTTTTTGCCCTGAGATATTTTCAAGCGCTTCAACAATCTCGGGATGATGACGATGTCCAGCAACACCATATGCTTTGAAATTATCAGCGTTTTCACTGTAAATCATACCTAAGCTTGCTTTACGCCCCGCCCCAGATACCCCTGACTTTGCATCCACAATGATACTCTGAGTATTGATTAGTTGCGTTGCCGATTTTAGCAATGGCGCCAAACCTAATTGTACTGTTGTTGGATAACAGCCAGGATTACCAATCACTTGTGCTTGCTTGATCTTCTCACGATTTAACTCAGTTAAGCCATAAACAGAATCTTTTAATAAGGCTGGACAACTATGTTGCATACCATACCATTTTTCAAACTGAACCAAATCCTGCAGGCGAAAATCAGCTGCAAGATCAATTACTTTTGTACCAGCAGCAATCAATTTTTCAGCATGTTGCATTGCGACGCCGTGTGGCGTTGCAAAAAATACAACATCGCATTGTGCTAATTGATCTAAATCCAGATCAGAAAACTCGAGTGTTGTATGTCCACGTAGACTAGGGAACATATCTGCAACACGCTTTCCTGCTTCTGTACGAGAAGTGAGAATACGAACCTGAACTTGTGAATGTCTTAATAAAAGACGTAATAGCTCAACCCCAGTGTATCCAGTTCCACCAACAATACCAACAGAAATCACGTGTAACACCTCAAGCGTTCAATTAGATAAATAGTATGGCAGTTTGCCCCATTTTACACAATCTTCAAGTGTCTAACATTTAAGAAAATAACAGCTCAATCCATCATTCTTATTCAGTGAAAAAACTATAATTAGATACAAATAAAAGGATTATATTTGAATTGATTCTACCATTGGTCAAGAAATACTATTGAATCATTTCACTATTCGAATAGAATAAAAAAATTGCGGTAATAATAAATTTCATGGATGCAAAATTTTTTTGGAGAGCTGGAATGCCTTCTTTGATGTCAAAACAAAGATTACATCATCATATTTGCTTAGGACTAACTACACTGCTAGTCAGCTCAGCATTAATTGGTTGTGGAAGTGGTGAAAGTAAAGCGAAAGTGGAAACGACTCCTACAGTACAAGAGCCCAAACCAAAGAGTTTTAATATCAAAGCTGCAGTTGAAATGCGAGATGTTGTGCTAAAAATCTTCGACAACTTTGATAACACATTAGTTTTGGAACAAAATTTAAGCACAACATCTGACATCAATATCACTTTACCACGTGTTCTAAATAAAGAGCGTTTATACCGTATCGAGATATCAACAACTCCAAATTCGTTGGTTTTTGACTTTCAAAGTGGCCAATACCAAAATGTCTCTATGACATTACATAGTCTTGTAGAGGTCAATACCAGTAGCCTTACACAAACGATTTATATCAATCCTAGCTCAGAAGCAATCTATCAACGTGCACTAGTTCGCTCTGGAACACTACCAACAGATATTAATATCAATCCTACAAAAGTGAGTGCATCTCAATTAAATCTCGCGACAGCAGATGTAAACTCAGCATTAGCAAACGCATTTTATCAATTAGATATTCCCAATTTAAATCCGTCTTATCTTTTAAATGCTTTCTCTCCACAAGATGCGACTTTAAAATCAAATGTATATGTCAATACGTATCTCAGTTTTGGTTTTATTCAGCAGTGGGCAAATCTTTATCCCAACAATACCTTTGTTGAGTTTACCAAGAACTTAGCAGTTGATTTAAAAGACGGCTATCTTGACGCCAAAAAATTACGCGGCGATCAAAGCACGCTCACTTCATTAGTGATTCCGACACCAGACAATATTGATTCATCTAAAAATAACCTGATATTTATTGCAGAAAATCAAAAGAATGCAAGAGATACCTTTGCTACGACTTTAAAACAAGCTGTACTGCAACTGGCGGATAATTATCGTCAGGCTGCTTTAAACCCACAAGGTTACGCCTTACTGCAGCAAAAGTCCTATGCTGGAAATACGCCGATAAGTAATACAGCCAATGCCTTTCGGGTCATAGGTGCTGGCGACTATCGTCGTGCGGTTGGCTTCACTGATAGCACGGAAACATGTAATGGTTCTCTTTATCCCTGCAAACAAGGCATTACTGGAATCAATATTGTTAGTGCGGGATTGCCTTCTGTTGAATATTTAATTGGCAATTACAAAGAGTCATCTGGTAACTGTCAGCTGAATGTCCGTGGTGATGGCTGGTTAGAGCTCAGCAAAGATGGGCAAACTTTTAGCTCGAAACTGGACGGTGATAGTACTGATAATTTATTACAGGTAGATAAGGTTAATGCTGAATACATATTAAATAGCAGCTCAACAGAACCAAATAACAGCACATTGCAATATAGTTTTATTCAAGTGAAAGTAAAAGCAAATCAGGTATTAAGTGCAAGCGCTGGTTTGGATAACCGCAAAGCACCAGATCAATTGCAAACAACGCAGTTACAGTGCAATTTCTAAGATTTAAGCCACACATGTAAGCAATGGCACAGTGATGTCATTGCTTACAAAATGCGATTTTAGTATGAGAAAATAACCTGAGTATTGCTAAGCAATACAACAGACTTTTTTTGTTTTTATAAAATATG
This genomic stretch from Acinetobacter sp. C32I harbors:
- the argC gene encoding N-acetyl-gamma-glutamyl-phosphate reductase, encoding MISVGIVGGTGYTGVELLRLLLRHSQVQVRILTSRTEAGKRVADMFPSLRGHTTLEFSDLDLDQLAQCDVVFFATPHGVAMQHAEKLIAAGTKVIDLAADFRLQDLVQFEKWYGMQHSCPALLKDSVYGLTELNREKIKQAQVIGNPGCYPTTVQLGLAPLLKSATQLINTQSIIVDAKSGVSGAGRKASLGMIYSENADNFKAYGVAGHRHHPEIVEALENISGQKGQFDQLIFVPHLVPMIRGMLSTIYVDLSEQGQQLDLQALYEDFYKNERFVDVMPANSSPETRSVRGANELRIALYRPQPNKLIILVAQDNLVKGAAGQAIQNMNLMFGFDEAAGLEGIGLLP
- a CDS encoding DUF6776 family protein — protein: MMMENAEPTTSPDSSVEKNKFLKTNLPLIIGATVLIGSSFLLGYTVGHRQGLTVVGYDADAEQLVDVVQKQKTALDSVSKSLNAAVQERDMAVGNADDLFKAVNQANADKTQFEGMNAIYRDILRQRGGVSLTIQNMAIKSLPENAFEYQIDLVQVSPNKRRASGSVELRLIKDTEILVVPLEDKNFNFDDFERLTGRWTMPKGFTPQFIEVRLTGSGTPVIKRFSWQRGKPVDVGSAFVSEIPQAEANAQ